A part of Pieris napi chromosome 9, ilPieNapi1.2, whole genome shotgun sequence genomic DNA contains:
- the LOC125052435 gene encoding uncharacterized oxidoreductase MexAM1_META1p0182-like, with amino-acid sequence MSFKNKVVIVTGASAGIGAAIAVAFAKEGASVVLVGRNEEKLKRVADECKAFGSTVLILKADVSNGADLAKIIPETIEKFGKLDVLVNNAGILRRCSLEAGSFVNAFEEILATNLRPIVTLTETATPHLIASKGNVVNISSVAGTKVLTSEYTAYSMLKAALNTFSRGAALELGKHGVRINSVSPGPVKTEIFALAGFNVPYEEIGIPTALNCWGEPEDIADLVLFIASDKAKSVTGSNYVADNGCLLY; translated from the coding sequence ATGAgtttcaaaaacaaagttgtCATTGTAACCGGAGCAAGCGCAGGTATTGGGGCCGCTATAGCAGTTGCATTTGCAAAAGAAGGCGCAAGCGTCGTTTTAGTTGGGAGGAATGAAGAGAAACTAAAGAGAGTTGCAGATGAATGTAAAGCATTTGGTTCGACGGTTCTTATCCTCAAAGCGGACGTGTCAAATGGCGCTGATCTTGCAAAAATAATCCCGGAAACAATTGAGAAGTTTGGTAAATTAGATGTACTGGTAAACAATGCTGGTATACTAAGGAGGTGTAGCCTTGAAGCCGGGTCGTTTGTTAATGCGTTTGAAGAAATTTTAGCTACGAATCTGCGTCCCATTGTTACGTTGACTGAAACGGCGACTCCACACCTGATAGCTAGTAAAGGTAATGTGGTGAACATATCCAGCGTTGCAGGAACGAAGGTTTTAACGTCTGAATACACGGCGTATAGTATGCTGAAGGCTGCATTGAATACCTTTAGTAGAGGCGCTGCTCTGGAACTGGGGAAGCATGGTGTGCGTATAAATTCCGTTAGCCCGGGCCCAgttaaaactgaaatttttGCATTAGCTGGATTCAATGTTCCATATGAAGAAATAGGAATTCCGACAGCTTTAAACTGCTGGGGTGAACCAGAAGATATCGCTGATTTGGTGTTGTTTATAGCCAGTGATAAAGCGAAGAGTGTCACCGGTTCTAACTATGTAGCGGACAATGGCTGTTTgttgtattga